A genomic window from Armatimonadia bacterium includes:
- a CDS encoding alpha-L-fucosidase, translating into MAQTEQSREPEDNQRLDWWREARFGMFIHWGLYALPAGVWDGEEIAGLGEWIMYRARIPVREYEKLAAQFNPVRFDADAWVRLARDAGMKYLCITSKHHDGFALFGSKASSYNLVDATPFGRDAIKELAEACHRHGLRFCVYYSHAQDWHHPDGAGNNWDYDEERKDFARYLRELVIPQVRELLTNYGPLGLIWFDTPRTITPEQSKELTDLVHELQPNCLVSSRVGHGYGDYRSMGDNQIPGAVVTGDWETPATVNDTWGFKSYDHNWKSVDTIVYKLVDIVSKGGNYLLNVGPTAEGLIPEPSVERLQAVGEWMKVNGEAVYGSGPTPFRRLRWRCTTKPGKLFLHLFDWPAGKVEIPGLLNSVTRAYLLADPDRAALPVTREGDLVTVALPQDRVGSVDSVLVVEIDGPPQVTQYLLQQAADGSVELPAAEAALDARFAVYDAGLAAVTHWTNPSDFVFWDFEVHTPGTFEVVVTQACPAENAGGRYTVALGEQRLEASVAATGSWEDFEAVSVGTVTLGAAGNFVLSVKPEALAGQMLMNLKSVTLRPVSRS; encoded by the coding sequence ATGGCACAGACTGAGCAGTCTCGAGAACCTGAAGACAACCAGCGCCTTGATTGGTGGCGTGAGGCGCGCTTTGGCATGTTCATCCACTGGGGCCTGTACGCACTCCCTGCAGGCGTGTGGGACGGTGAGGAGATCGCCGGCCTTGGCGAGTGGATCATGTACCGCGCCCGGATTCCGGTGCGCGAGTACGAGAAGCTGGCCGCGCAGTTCAACCCTGTGCGCTTCGACGCCGACGCCTGGGTGAGACTGGCCCGTGACGCCGGGATGAAGTACCTGTGCATCACCTCCAAGCACCATGACGGTTTCGCCCTCTTCGGCTCCAAGGCCAGCTCCTACAACCTCGTCGACGCGACACCCTTCGGGCGAGACGCTATCAAGGAGCTCGCTGAGGCCTGCCACAGGCACGGTCTGCGGTTCTGCGTGTACTACTCCCATGCCCAGGACTGGCACCACCCGGACGGAGCCGGCAACAACTGGGACTACGACGAGGAGCGCAAGGACTTCGCCCGCTATCTGCGCGAATTGGTCATCCCGCAGGTCCGCGAACTGCTCACCAACTACGGCCCCCTGGGTCTCATCTGGTTCGATACGCCCCGGACCATCACCCCGGAGCAGAGCAAGGAGCTGACGGACCTGGTGCACGAGCTGCAGCCGAACTGCCTGGTTAGCAGCCGCGTCGGCCACGGCTATGGCGACTACCGCTCCATGGGTGACAACCAGATCCCCGGCGCTGTGGTGACCGGTGACTGGGAGACCCCGGCGACCGTGAACGACACCTGGGGCTTCAAGAGCTACGACCACAACTGGAAGTCGGTCGATACGATCGTGTACAAGCTGGTCGACATCGTCAGCAAGGGCGGCAACTACCTGCTCAACGTCGGCCCGACGGCGGAAGGGCTGATCCCCGAGCCAAGTGTTGAGCGCTTGCAGGCCGTCGGTGAGTGGATGAAGGTCAATGGCGAGGCCGTCTATGGGTCTGGTCCCACTCCCTTCCGGCGACTGCGCTGGCGCTGCACGACCAAGCCGGGCAAGCTCTTCCTCCATCTCTTCGACTGGCCTGCGGGCAAGGTGGAGATACCCGGTCTGCTCAACTCGGTTACCCGTGCCTACCTGCTCGCCGATCCGGATCGCGCTGCCCTGCCCGTGACCCGCGAGGGCGATCTTGTGACCGTCGCGCTGCCGCAGGACCGAGTGGGAAGCGTCGACTCCGTGCTGGTCGTGGAGATCGACGGGCCGCCGCAGGTCACCCAGTACCTCCTCCAGCAAGCCGCAGACGGGTCGGTGGAACTACCGGCCGCCGAGGCTGCTCTGGATGCCCGGTTTGCGGTCTACGACGCCGGACTGGCGGCCGTCACCCACTGGACCAACCCGAGCGATTTCGTGTTCTGGGACTTTGAGGTGCACACACCTGGGACCTTTGAGGTGGTTGTCACGCAGGCCTGTCCAGCAGAGAACGCCGGAGGCCGATACACGGTCGCACTCGGTGAGCAGCGTCTGGAGGCAAGCGTTGCCGCCACCGGCTCGTGGGAGGACTTCGAGGCGGTGAGCGTCGGGACTGTGACCCTTGGCGCAGCGGGGAACTTCGTGCTCAGTGTGAAGCCCGAGGCTCTTGCCGGGCAGATGCTGATGAACCTGAAGTCCGTCACTCTCCGGCCGGTCAGCCGGTCCTGA
- a CDS encoding glycoside hydrolase family 43 protein, with translation MNAMALLCLLLAPWAWSEEAHTVTLNDIHLRDPFILPVPEEGRYYLYGTGWRLPGGPGFMVYTSTDLKNWEGPQAAFTRPADFESSNFWAPEVHRYQGKYILFGTFMPKTPGACRGTWAMSSDRPEGPFHLLSRDPVTPKDWFCLDGTLFVDDEGAPWMVFCHEWVQVKDGEMCALRLSPDLSRGVGEPVLLFKASEAPWGRGPLTEKDNSRVTDGPFLHRTAEGALLMIWSSFGTGGYKVGVVKSETGKITGPWKQIATPVFGKDGGHGMLFRSLDGRLMMTFHQPNKGPLERPKLFEVTEQKDTLTVQPWPQG, from the coding sequence ATGAATGCCATGGCTCTGCTCTGTCTGCTGCTGGCCCCCTGGGCCTGGTCGGAGGAGGCACATACCGTGACGCTCAACGACATCCACCTGCGCGACCCCTTCATCTTGCCCGTGCCCGAGGAGGGGCGCTACTACTTGTACGGTACCGGTTGGCGGCTGCCGGGCGGCCCCGGCTTCATGGTCTACACGAGCACAGACCTCAAGAACTGGGAGGGGCCGCAGGCGGCCTTCACGCGACCTGCCGACTTCGAGTCCAGCAACTTCTGGGCACCCGAGGTACACCGCTATCAAGGCAAATACATCCTCTTCGGGACCTTCATGCCCAAGACACCAGGGGCCTGTCGGGGCACCTGGGCGATGAGTTCCGACCGTCCCGAGGGCCCCTTCCATCTGCTCAGCCGGGACCCGGTCACACCCAAGGACTGGTTCTGCCTCGACGGCACGCTCTTCGTCGACGACGAGGGAGCGCCCTGGATGGTCTTCTGCCACGAATGGGTGCAGGTGAAGGACGGCGAGATGTGCGCCCTGCGACTGTCGCCAGACCTGTCCAGGGGCGTCGGCGAGCCCGTGCTGCTGTTCAAGGCTTCCGAGGCGCCCTGGGGCAGGGGTCCTCTCACCGAGAAGGACAACTCGCGGGTCACCGATGGCCCCTTCTTGCACCGCACAGCGGAGGGAGCTCTGCTGATGATCTGGTCGAGCTTCGGCACCGGCGGCTACAAGGTCGGTGTGGTGAAGTCGGAGACGGGGAAGATCACCGGGCCCTGGAAGCAGATTGCCACGCCGGTTTTCGGGAAGGACGGCGGGCATGGGATGCTCTTCCGGTCTCTGGACGGCCGCCTCATGATGACCTTCCACCAGCCCAACAAGGGGCCGCTGGAGCGCCCGAAGTTGTTTGAGGTCACCGAGCAGAAGGATACTCTCACCGTACAGCCCTGGCCGCAGGGCTAA
- a CDS encoding VCBS repeat-containing protein, whose product MLRLCAVLCLALPSLCPAAQIDEFSQPVRLTYGDPATVAPAMGPCLTMDWDRDGRLDLVSGGSWWRSAGTGPDGVSLWERGGTGGIGAVNLADLNGNGLLDVVQGAKDGFHWREETSSTGPRSFVDRGKLQFVLGGDLAGPERGESAPVAALADWDRDGLVDLLVTVPAVGLESYLPSKGPGFGVGWVDGTWIFRDMTSTIYWMRNVGTLEKPVFTAGNLVTTGDMQRAITFFDRAQPFPIDWNDDGKTDLLVCTFDRVVVFLNVGRETGVPVLDEGHLLTFGGERNIPYERKTVCAFRQGERGPWCLRFSGPTASEAVQLTGTDPFAFGPVRMMQFKNPDMVLDSFAVPEAADWDGDGKLDLVVGCEDGWVWFFRNLDPSGGVSRWAAPRLLEADGKPIRLDQTYCLQGPCEWRWGYSGPAVIDWDLDGDLDLICGSSAETYVWFENVGSRTTPRLVSRGPLVCWPEGKPVSCAWRTRPGVGDLNGDKLPDLVGVNGDRQLCWWPRVQTAQAGLQLGAPQVPTDAEGKPWVITGAVRATGRSVLSVCDWDHDGRPDLLSAPPLGDRTGFQLLFHNTATDPQNPSFELRNKQVRVSGHISEGWNHYLMLEPVDWDKDGEWEAVAGVDSGAMYYWDR is encoded by the coding sequence ATGCTGAGGCTCTGCGCGGTTCTCTGTCTGGCCCTTCCAAGCCTGTGCCCTGCGGCTCAGATTGATGAGTTCTCCCAGCCCGTGAGGCTGACCTACGGCGATCCGGCGACGGTGGCTCCTGCCATGGGTCCGTGCCTGACGATGGACTGGGACCGTGACGGGCGCCTCGACCTGGTGTCCGGTGGGAGTTGGTGGCGCTCAGCCGGCACAGGACCTGATGGCGTCAGCCTCTGGGAACGCGGTGGCACAGGAGGCATCGGCGCAGTCAATCTGGCCGACCTCAACGGAAATGGCCTGCTCGATGTGGTGCAGGGCGCCAAGGACGGCTTCCACTGGCGTGAGGAGACCAGCAGCACCGGTCCCAGGTCCTTCGTCGACCGGGGGAAGCTGCAGTTCGTGCTGGGTGGCGACCTTGCCGGTCCTGAGCGGGGGGAGAGCGCGCCGGTAGCAGCTTTGGCAGACTGGGACCGCGACGGTCTCGTGGACCTGCTGGTCACCGTCCCTGCTGTGGGCCTCGAGAGCTACCTGCCTTCCAAGGGACCGGGCTTCGGTGTCGGATGGGTCGACGGCACCTGGATCTTCCGCGACATGACCTCCACGATCTACTGGATGCGTAATGTGGGGACGCTCGAGAAGCCGGTGTTCACAGCCGGGAACCTGGTGACCACGGGAGACATGCAGCGAGCGATCACCTTCTTCGATCGCGCACAGCCCTTCCCGATCGACTGGAACGACGACGGCAAGACGGATCTGCTGGTGTGTACCTTCGACCGCGTGGTCGTGTTCCTCAACGTCGGCCGAGAGACCGGCGTGCCGGTTCTCGATGAGGGCCACCTGCTTACCTTTGGCGGCGAGAGGAACATCCCCTACGAGCGAAAGACGGTCTGTGCCTTCCGCCAGGGCGAGCGCGGGCCCTGGTGCCTGCGATTCAGTGGCCCCACGGCGAGCGAGGCGGTGCAACTGACGGGCACCGACCCCTTCGCCTTCGGCCCCGTGCGCATGATGCAGTTCAAGAACCCGGACATGGTGCTCGACAGCTTCGCGGTGCCCGAGGCTGCTGACTGGGATGGCGACGGCAAGCTGGATCTGGTGGTCGGCTGCGAGGATGGCTGGGTCTGGTTCTTCCGCAACCTCGACCCTTCGGGCGGGGTCTCACGCTGGGCCGCCCCCAGGTTGCTGGAGGCCGACGGGAAACCGATCCGTCTCGACCAGACCTACTGCCTCCAGGGGCCCTGTGAGTGGCGCTGGGGATACTCGGGGCCGGCGGTCATCGACTGGGATCTCGATGGGGATCTCGACCTGATCTGCGGGTCTTCGGCGGAGACTTACGTGTGGTTCGAGAACGTGGGCAGCCGCACTACGCCGCGCTTGGTGTCTCGAGGTCCGCTTGTGTGCTGGCCGGAGGGCAAGCCTGTCTCCTGCGCCTGGCGTACGCGTCCGGGAGTCGGCGACCTCAACGGAGACAAGCTACCTGACCTGGTGGGCGTGAACGGTGACCGTCAGCTCTGCTGGTGGCCGCGGGTGCAGACGGCCCAGGCCGGTCTGCAGTTGGGCGCTCCGCAGGTACCCACCGACGCCGAGGGCAAGCCCTGGGTCATCACCGGAGCCGTGCGAGCCACAGGGCGCTCTGTCCTGTCGGTCTGCGACTGGGACCACGACGGACGGCCGGACCTCCTCTCGGCGCCGCCGCTGGGTGACCGAACAGGCTTCCAGTTGCTCTTCCACAACACCGCCACTGACCCGCAGAATCCAAGCTTCGAACTGCGCAACAAGCAGGTTCGGGTCAGCGGCCACATCAGTGAGGGCTGGAACCACTACCTGATGCTGGAGCCCGTGGACTGGGACAAGGACGGTGAGTGGGAGGCCGTGGCCGGAGTCGACTCCGGCGCGATGTACTACTGGGACCGGTAA